The following proteins are co-located in the Periplaneta americana isolate PAMFEO1 chromosome 12, P.americana_PAMFEO1_priV1, whole genome shotgun sequence genome:
- the LOC138711032 gene encoding uncharacterized protein, with protein sequence MKLAINVVALVMFCSVLTEGQELLRERRGVSSGYETHEESGDHEVAGGYGGGGGGGGGHEFEPITKHEVVNHYSIPVVKAVKVPVPQPIPVAVPHPVNVPVPHHVIIPVRVPERVEVPIVKTIQVPVEKPYPVIVEKPIPVPVEKPYPVTVEKRVPIPIPKPYPVHYPVYKHIYHAPKHHHH encoded by the coding sequence ATCAACGTGGTGGCCCTCGTCATGTTCTGCTCCGTTCTCACCGAGGGGCAAGAGCTTCTTCGAGAGAGACGGGGTGTGTCGAGTGGATACGAGACTCACGAAGAAAGTGGTGACCACGAAGTAGCCGGAGGCTACGGAGGtggcggtggcggcggcggcggtcaCGAGTTCGAGCCCATCACCAAGCACGAAGTCGTGAACCACTACTCCATCCCGGTCGTGAAGGCCGTGAAGGTGCCCGTGCCCCAACCGATACCCGTCGCTGTTCCCCATCCAGTGAACGTCCCCGTGCCCCATCACGTCATCATTCCCGTCCGAGTTCCTGAGAGGGTTGAAGTTCCAATTGTCAAGACTATTCAAGTTCCAGTCGAAAAACCTTATCCTGTGATAGTTGAGAAACCTATCCCTGTTCCAGTCGAAAAGCCTTACCCAGTCACTGTTGAGAAGAGGGTGCCCATCCCTATCCCTAAGCCCTACCCAGTGCATTATCCGGTCTACAAACACATCTACCACGCACCGAAACACCATCACCACTAA